In Schlegelella aquatica, one DNA window encodes the following:
- the lptE gene encoding LPS assembly lipoprotein LptE, giving the protein MTRALPGRPLPRRSLPRRGWLAGVAALVLAGCGFRLRGAPELPFRSIHLGFAPRSELGQEVRRQLATLPGLRLAETPQEADVVLDVLDDRMSRAVTATTGAGQVREFDVRAYLRFRLRTPAGRELIPETALVQSQLLSYNESAALGKELEEAELVRDLRRDLAAQLLRRLAAAKL; this is encoded by the coding sequence ATGACTCGCGCGCTGCCCGGTCGCCCCCTGCCCCGTCGCTCGTTGCCGCGCCGCGGCTGGCTCGCGGGGGTCGCGGCGCTGGTGCTCGCCGGCTGCGGGTTCCGGTTGCGCGGCGCGCCCGAGCTGCCGTTCCGCAGCATCCACCTGGGGTTTGCGCCGCGCTCGGAGCTGGGCCAGGAGGTGCGCCGTCAGCTGGCGACGCTGCCCGGCTTGCGCCTGGCCGAGACGCCCCAGGAGGCCGACGTGGTGCTGGACGTGCTGGACGACCGGATGAGCCGCGCCGTGACGGCCACCACCGGCGCCGGGCAGGTGCGCGAGTTCGACGTGCGGGCCTACCTGCGCTTTCGGCTGCGTACGCCCGCCGGGCGCGAGCTGATCCCGGAAACCGCGCTTGTGCAGTCGCAGCTGCTCAGCTACAACGAGAGCGCCGCGCTGGGCAAGGAGCTGGAGGAGGCCGAGCTGGTGCGCGACCTGCGCCGCGACCTGGCCGCGCAGTTGCTGCGCCGGCTGGCGGCCGCCAAGCTGTAG
- the leuS gene encoding leucine--tRNA ligase has translation MSQAPQPHVYSPREVEAAAQADWRARDAYRVTEDANKKKFYACSMLPYPSGKLHMGHVRNYTINDMLTRYLRMNGWNVLMPMGWDAFGLPAENAAMKNHVPPAKWTYDNIAYMKKQMQAMGLAIDWSREIATCKPDYYKWNQWLFLKMLEAGIAERRTQVVNWDPVDQTVLANEQVIDGRGWRSGALVEKREIPGYYLKITQYAEELLSAVSNPDDPNYLAGWPERVRLMQENWIGRSEGVRFAFTHDIRGEDGELIQGGRLYVFTTRADTIMGVTFCAVAPEHPLATHAARSNPTLAAFIEECKKGGTTEAELALKEKEGLPTGLAVTHPLTGEPVEVWVGNYVLMSYGDGAVMGVPAHDERDFAFARKYGLPIKQVIAVEGETFSSEAWAEWYADKQRGRCVNSGVLDGLDHKAAVDKVAELLAAQGLGEKKTTWRLRDWGISRQRYWGTPIPIIHCESCGPVPVPEKDLPVVLPEDLIPDGSGNPLNKCESFLKVDCPQCGQPARRETDTMDTFVDSSWYFMRYCDPTNDDRMVAEGTQYWMPMDQYIGGIEHAILHLLYARFWTKVMRDLGLVKVDEPFKRLLTQGMVLNHIYSRRNEKGGIEYFWPHEVENLYDEHGKIVGARLKSDGSPVTYEGVGTMSKSKNNGVDPQDLIDQYGADTARLFTMFASPPEQTLEWNDAGVEGAHRFLKRVWNFGMKQAETIRAAQPAPCWGEAARALRREVHSLLKQIHYDYERMQYNTVVSGTMKLLNALESFEPAGDGASAAMREGFGILLRALYPACPHITHVLWQQLGYAAELGDLLDAPWPQVDEAALVLDEIELVLQVNGKLRGSLKVPASADKAAIEAAALASPEFARFGEGKPAKKVVVVPGRLVNVVV, from the coding sequence ATGAGCCAAGCACCGCAGCCCCATGTCTACTCGCCGCGCGAGGTCGAAGCCGCCGCCCAGGCCGACTGGCGCGCGCGCGATGCCTACCGCGTCACCGAAGACGCGAACAAGAAGAAGTTCTACGCGTGCTCGATGCTGCCCTACCCCTCGGGCAAGCTGCACATGGGCCACGTGCGCAACTACACGATCAACGACATGTTGACGCGCTACCTGCGCATGAACGGCTGGAACGTGCTGATGCCGATGGGCTGGGACGCCTTCGGTCTGCCGGCCGAGAACGCGGCGATGAAGAACCACGTGCCGCCCGCGAAGTGGACCTACGACAACATCGCCTACATGAAGAAGCAAATGCAGGCGATGGGGCTGGCGATCGACTGGTCGCGTGAGATCGCCACCTGCAAGCCCGACTACTACAAGTGGAACCAGTGGCTGTTCCTGAAGATGCTGGAAGCCGGCATCGCCGAGCGCCGCACCCAGGTCGTCAACTGGGACCCGGTGGACCAGACGGTGCTGGCCAACGAACAGGTGATCGACGGGCGCGGCTGGCGTTCGGGCGCGCTGGTCGAAAAGCGCGAGATCCCGGGCTACTACCTCAAGATCACGCAGTACGCCGAGGAACTGCTCTCGGCCGTGAGCAACCCCGACGACCCGAACTACCTGGCCGGCTGGCCCGAGCGCGTGCGGCTGATGCAGGAGAACTGGATCGGCAGGAGCGAGGGCGTGCGCTTCGCCTTCACCCACGACATCCGCGGCGAGGACGGCGAACTCATCCAGGGCGGGCGGCTGTACGTCTTCACCACGCGCGCCGACACCATCATGGGCGTGACGTTCTGCGCGGTCGCGCCCGAGCATCCGCTGGCCACGCACGCGGCGCGCAGCAACCCGACACTCGCCGCCTTCATCGAGGAGTGCAAGAAGGGCGGCACCACCGAGGCGGAGCTGGCGCTGAAGGAAAAGGAAGGCCTGCCGACGGGGCTCGCCGTGACGCATCCGCTCACCGGCGAGCCCGTCGAGGTGTGGGTGGGCAACTACGTGCTGATGAGCTACGGCGACGGCGCGGTGATGGGCGTGCCGGCACACGACGAGCGCGACTTCGCGTTTGCACGCAAGTACGGGCTGCCGATCAAGCAGGTCATCGCCGTGGAGGGCGAGACCTTCTCGAGCGAGGCGTGGGCCGAGTGGTACGCCGACAAGCAGCGCGGGCGCTGCGTGAACTCGGGGGTGCTCGACGGCCTGGACCACAAAGCCGCCGTCGACAAGGTGGCCGAGCTGCTCGCCGCGCAGGGCCTGGGCGAGAAGAAGACCACCTGGCGCCTGCGCGACTGGGGCATCAGCCGCCAGCGCTACTGGGGCACGCCGATCCCGATCATCCACTGCGAGTCGTGCGGCCCGGTGCCGGTGCCCGAGAAGGACCTGCCGGTGGTGCTCCCCGAGGACCTCATCCCCGACGGCTCGGGCAACCCGCTCAACAAGTGCGAGTCGTTCCTGAAGGTGGACTGCCCGCAGTGCGGCCAGCCGGCGCGGCGCGAGACCGACACGATGGACACTTTCGTCGATTCGTCGTGGTACTTCATGCGCTACTGCGACCCGACGAACGACGACCGCATGGTGGCCGAGGGTACGCAGTACTGGATGCCGATGGACCAGTACATCGGCGGCATCGAGCATGCGATCTTGCACCTGCTGTACGCGCGCTTCTGGACCAAGGTGATGCGAGACCTGGGCCTGGTGAAGGTGGACGAGCCGTTCAAGCGGCTGCTCACGCAAGGCATGGTGCTCAACCACATCTACAGCCGGCGCAACGAGAAGGGCGGCATCGAGTACTTCTGGCCGCACGAGGTGGAGAACCTCTACGACGAGCACGGCAAGATCGTGGGCGCACGGCTCAAGAGCGACGGTTCGCCGGTGACCTACGAGGGCGTGGGCACGATGTCCAAGTCCAAGAACAACGGCGTCGATCCGCAGGACCTCATCGACCAGTACGGTGCCGACACCGCGCGCCTGTTCACGATGTTCGCCTCGCCGCCCGAGCAGACGCTGGAGTGGAACGACGCCGGCGTCGAAGGCGCGCACCGGTTCTTGAAGCGCGTGTGGAACTTCGGCATGAAGCAGGCCGAGACGATCCGCGCAGCGCAGCCGGCCCCCTGCTGGGGCGAGGCGGCCCGCGCGCTGCGCCGCGAGGTGCACAGCCTGCTCAAGCAGATCCACTACGACTACGAGCGCATGCAGTACAACACCGTCGTCTCGGGGACGATGAAGCTGCTGAACGCGCTGGAGTCGTTCGAGCCTGCGGGCGACGGCGCCAGCGCCGCGATGCGCGAGGGCTTCGGCATCCTGCTGCGTGCGCTCTACCCCGCCTGCCCGCACATCACGCACGTGCTGTGGCAGCAACTGGGCTATGCCGCCGAGCTGGGCGACCTGCTGGACGCACCCTGGCCGCAGGTGGACGAGGCCGCCCTCGTGCTGGACGAGATCGAGCTCGTGCTGCAGGTCAACGGCAAGCTGCGCGGCTCGCTCAAGGTGCCGGCCTCGGCCGACAAGGCGGCGATCGAAGCGGCGGCGCTGGCCTCGCCGGAGTTCGCCCGTTTCGGCGAAGGCAAGCCGGCCAAGAAGGTCGTCGTGGTGCCCGGGCGCCTGGTGAACGTGGTCGTCTGA
- a CDS encoding outer membrane protein assembly factor BamE encodes MSLMIRWGRGIALAAALGALAGCSSMRSADRLFGLITPYRIEVVQGNVVTQEMADAVQPGMSRAQVRDILGSPLLTDIFHEDRWDYIFTIRRRGTEPQQRRVTAWFEGERLVRLEAPPLPSEREFVDSIDTFKKPRREPKLALTEEERRALPAPRPVPPEEAAPPAAPRSYPPLEPSAGG; translated from the coding sequence ATGTCCCTCATGATTCGCTGGGGCCGCGGCATCGCGCTGGCGGCCGCGCTCGGCGCCCTCGCCGGTTGCAGCTCGATGCGCTCGGCCGATCGCCTGTTCGGCCTCATCACCCCCTACCGCATCGAGGTGGTGCAAGGCAACGTCGTCACGCAAGAGATGGCCGACGCCGTGCAACCGGGCATGTCGCGCGCCCAGGTGCGCGACATCCTCGGCTCGCCGCTGCTGACCGACATCTTCCACGAAGACCGCTGGGACTACATCTTCACGATCCGCCGCCGTGGCACCGAGCCGCAGCAGCGGCGCGTGACGGCCTGGTTCGAGGGCGAGCGCCTGGTGCGCCTGGAGGCGCCGCCGCTGCCCAGCGAGCGCGAGTTCGTCGACTCGATCGACACGTTCAAGAAGCCACGCCGCGAGCCCAAGCTGGCCTTGACCGAAGAGGAGCGGCGCGCGCTGCCCGCGCCCCGTCCGGTGCCGCCGGAAGAGGCCGCCCCGCCCGCCGCACCTCGCAGCTACCCGCCGCTGGAGCCGAGCGCCGGCGGTTGA
- the dapB gene encoding 4-hydroxy-tetrahydrodipicolinate reductase: MTHRITVAGSSGRMGRMLIEAVLASDDCQLAGALDLPSSPAVGQDPGAYLGRATGLQITGDLRAGLAGAQYLIDFTRPEGTLAHLRVCRELGVKAVIGTTGFTDEQKAEIAQIARDIAIVMAPNMSVGVNVVLKLLDMAARALKEGYDIEIIEAHHRHKVDAPSGTALKMGEVVAQALGRDLKSCAVYGREGVTGERDPSTIGFATVRGGDIVGDHTVLFAGIGERIEITHKSSSRVTYAQGSLRAVRFLAGQSRGLFGMDEVLGL; this comes from the coding sequence ATGACCCACCGCATCACCGTGGCCGGCAGCTCCGGCCGCATGGGCCGCATGCTGATCGAAGCCGTGCTGGCGAGCGACGACTGCCAGCTCGCCGGCGCGCTGGACCTCCCTTCCAGCCCTGCCGTGGGGCAGGACCCGGGCGCCTACCTGGGCCGCGCGACCGGCCTGCAGATCACCGGCGACCTGCGCGCGGGGCTGGCCGGCGCGCAGTACCTCATCGACTTCACGCGCCCCGAGGGCACGCTGGCGCACCTGCGCGTGTGCCGCGAGCTGGGTGTCAAGGCGGTGATCGGCACCACCGGTTTCACCGACGAGCAGAAAGCCGAGATCGCCCAGATCGCGCGCGACATCGCCATCGTGATGGCCCCCAACATGAGCGTGGGCGTCAATGTCGTGCTCAAGCTGCTCGACATGGCCGCGCGCGCGCTCAAGGAAGGCTACGACATCGAGATCATCGAGGCGCACCATCGCCACAAGGTCGACGCGCCCAGCGGCACCGCGCTCAAGATGGGCGAGGTGGTCGCGCAGGCGCTGGGCCGCGATCTCAAGTCGTGCGCGGTGTACGGCCGCGAAGGCGTGACCGGCGAGCGTGACCCGTCCACCATCGGCTTTGCCACCGTGCGCGGCGGCGACATCGTGGGCGACCATACCGTGCTGTTCGCCGGCATCGGCGAGCGCATCGAGATCACGCACAAGTCCTCCAGCCGCGTCACCTACGCGCAGGGCAGCCTGCGCGCGGTGCGCTTCCTGGCCGGGCAGTCGCGCGGGCTGTTCGGCATGGACGAGGTGCTGGGCCTCTGA
- a CDS encoding type VI secretion system Vgr family protein: protein MTYTVASPVGGGAAWAHDERESARTGGRSEPPAHGPAVWRADELGAAWLSQHDRLLQVCTVLGPERLVAEQATIREACDTPFSIELTACSPGELPLTRLIGQQLSLALRQADDRRRTWHGYVAAAAHLGSDGGWHRWRLRLGSWLDFLALRRDTYLYQDRTALEIVEDVFRDHPQAHWRVEVTRALPRREICTQYRETDLDFVQRLLAEEGIGYHFEHQSDADAQAQRDGLAAHQARHCLVLTDRASPRPFLGPVRFSQPRDLAGRHARARAWEVDTLSRVRCTQRAHPTALTLARWHPERLQGVAAEQEVPLAGAALPRLEHYDGVGERWPGGGAAQDGRATRPDDAEGVAAARAQVRADAYAQDGRRVHAQGTWRMARPGARFALVEHPSLGGEYLVLAVEHRVHNNLGARAAEIAGEPELEHGAYRCELQAQPAELAHVPPPRPRPTAWGLQTALVVGHPGEPATTERDQRLKIQFAWQRGEAPWPGGLPHDESSPHEGGNAPGDARSGAWVRVAERAAGANWGSVFTARVGSEVLVDFIAGDIDRPVIVGQLYNGQDRPPLAGGERAGREVPPAGACEPSGGFDGRAGARAAGDRAPLRAANHPGVLSGWYQRSLGGAGHQEWVLDDATGQLRMRWQASHTLAELALGHLIEQACGSAWRGGVRGAGFEAGTQGWATLRAGEGLLVTTSARPGRYGSAESTQMDAAEAVAQLRAAQELAERLHAAARAARAHGLEPHEAEPAGQAAGGPGSAVQLLRLLDPAEEGRYGGPVSGQPAVKQDAARQPTEPVERPAGPTVTLDTPSTLAQASEAALVQHASGDHAAVAQGDWHASAGATASVTAGGTASWYTHAGGLQLKAARGPVSLRAHTDRLQILADQQVQILSVADEIVVQAKQRIELVGGDSAVVLDGSDIRFTTPGSFVVQAATHQWEGAGREAASIGPLPAGTVNGIEPTSRLQVAYSEALDLSDIPDAWLPLRFAAQVVARQSAHIVEQASRRPGDPMPLAAVTAEPQALRYWHSTGRGWVVEESVDEAAQEFDDEAEVDDD, encoded by the coding sequence ATGACCTACACCGTGGCGTCGCCGGTGGGCGGGGGCGCGGCCTGGGCGCACGACGAGCGCGAGAGCGCCCGCACGGGCGGGCGCAGCGAGCCGCCGGCGCACGGGCCGGCGGTGTGGCGGGCCGACGAGCTGGGCGCCGCCTGGCTGAGCCAGCACGACCGGCTGTTGCAGGTTTGCACCGTGCTCGGCCCCGAGCGCCTGGTGGCCGAGCAGGCCACGATCCGAGAAGCGTGCGACACCCCGTTCTCGATCGAGCTGACGGCATGCAGCCCCGGCGAGCTGCCGCTCACGCGGCTGATCGGCCAGCAGCTCAGCCTCGCGCTGCGGCAAGCCGACGACCGCCGGCGCACCTGGCACGGCTACGTCGCGGCGGCCGCCCACCTGGGCAGCGACGGCGGCTGGCATCGCTGGCGCCTGCGCCTGGGGTCGTGGCTGGACTTCCTCGCGCTGCGGCGCGACACCTATCTCTACCAGGACCGCACCGCGCTGGAGATCGTCGAAGACGTGTTTCGCGATCATCCTCAGGCGCACTGGCGCGTGGAGGTGACCCGGGCGCTGCCGCGGCGCGAGATCTGCACCCAGTACCGCGAGACGGACCTCGACTTCGTGCAGCGCCTGCTGGCCGAGGAGGGCATCGGGTACCACTTCGAGCACCAGAGCGACGCCGACGCCCAGGCGCAGCGCGACGGGCTCGCGGCGCACCAGGCGCGTCATTGCCTGGTGCTCACCGACCGCGCCAGCCCCCGGCCGTTCCTGGGGCCCGTGCGGTTCAGTCAGCCGCGCGACCTGGCCGGCCGCCACGCCCGCGCGCGGGCATGGGAAGTGGACACCCTGAGCCGCGTGCGTTGCACCCAGCGGGCCCATCCCACGGCCCTCACGCTCGCGCGCTGGCATCCCGAGCGCCTGCAAGGCGTCGCGGCCGAACAGGAGGTGCCCCTGGCCGGGGCGGCCCTGCCCCGCCTGGAGCATTACGACGGGGTGGGCGAGCGTTGGCCCGGCGGAGGCGCGGCCCAGGACGGGCGCGCGACGCGGCCGGACGACGCCGAGGGCGTGGCCGCTGCGCGCGCCCAGGTGCGCGCCGACGCTTACGCGCAGGACGGCAGGCGCGTGCACGCGCAAGGCACTTGGCGCATGGCGCGTCCCGGCGCGCGGTTCGCGCTGGTGGAGCACCCCAGCCTGGGCGGCGAGTACCTGGTGCTCGCCGTGGAGCACCGGGTGCACAACAACCTGGGCGCCCGCGCTGCCGAGATCGCCGGCGAGCCCGAGCTGGAGCACGGCGCGTACCGCTGCGAGCTGCAGGCCCAGCCGGCCGAACTCGCCCATGTGCCGCCCCCGCGCCCGCGCCCCACCGCGTGGGGCTTGCAGACCGCGCTGGTGGTGGGCCACCCCGGCGAGCCGGCCACCACCGAGCGCGACCAGCGGCTGAAGATCCAGTTCGCCTGGCAGCGGGGCGAGGCGCCCTGGCCGGGTGGGCTGCCGCACGACGAGTCCAGCCCGCACGAAGGGGGCAACGCCCCCGGCGACGCACGCAGCGGCGCGTGGGTGCGCGTGGCCGAGCGCGCGGCCGGCGCCAACTGGGGCAGCGTCTTCACCGCCCGCGTGGGCAGCGAGGTGCTGGTCGACTTCATCGCCGGCGACATCGACCGCCCGGTGATCGTCGGGCAGCTGTACAACGGGCAGGACCGCCCGCCGCTGGCCGGTGGCGAGAGGGCCGGGCGCGAAGTGCCCCCGGCGGGCGCGTGCGAGCCGAGCGGGGGCTTCGACGGGCGCGCCGGGGCTCGCGCCGCGGGCGACCGCGCCCCCCTTCGCGCGGCCAACCACCCGGGGGTGCTGAGCGGCTGGTACCAGCGCAGCCTGGGCGGCGCCGGTCACCAGGAATGGGTGCTCGACGACGCCACCGGCCAGCTGCGCATGCGCTGGCAGGCCAGCCACACCCTGGCCGAGCTGGCGCTCGGTCATCTCATCGAGCAAGCGTGCGGGAGCGCTTGGCGCGGCGGCGTGCGTGGCGCCGGCTTCGAGGCCGGCACCCAAGGCTGGGCGACGCTGCGCGCCGGCGAGGGGCTGCTCGTGACCACCAGTGCCCGCCCCGGGCGCTACGGCAGTGCCGAGTCCACCCAGATGGATGCGGCCGAGGCGGTGGCGCAACTGCGCGCGGCGCAGGAGTTGGCCGAACGCCTGCACGCCGCTGCACGCGCGGCGCGCGCCCACGGGCTGGAGCCGCACGAGGCCGAGCCGGCGGGGCAGGCGGCCGGCGGGCCCGGCTCGGCGGTACAGCTGTTGCGCCTGCTCGACCCTGCCGAGGAGGGTCGTTACGGCGGCCCGGTGAGCGGACAGCCCGCCGTCAAGCAGGACGCGGCGCGCCAGCCCACCGAACCGGTCGAACGGCCCGCAGGCCCCACCGTGACGTTGGACACGCCGTCCACCCTGGCCCAGGCGAGCGAGGCCGCCCTCGTGCAGCATGCCTCGGGCGACCACGCCGCAGTGGCGCAGGGCGACTGGCACGCCAGCGCCGGCGCCACGGCCAGCGTGACCGCCGGCGGCACGGCCAGCTGGTACACCCACGCCGGCGGCCTCCAGCTCAAGGCCGCGCGAGGGCCGGTGAGCCTGCGCGCGCACACCGACCGGCTGCAGATCCTGGCCGACCAGCAGGTGCAGATCCTGAGCGTGGCCGACGAGATCGTCGTGCAGGCCAAGCAGCGCATCGAGCTGGTGGGCGGCGACAGCGCCGTCGTGCTCGACGGCAGCGACATCCGCTTCACCACCCCGGGCAGCTTTGTGGTGCAGGCGGCCACGCATCAGTGGGAGGGGGCGGGCCGGGAGGCGGCCAGCATCGGGCCCTTGCCCGCAGGAACGGTCAATGGGATCGAACCGACGAGTCGGCTGCAGGTGGCCTACAGCGAGGCGCTCGACCTCAGTGACATTCCCGACGCATGGCTGCCCTTGCGATTCGCCGCACAGGTCGTTGCCCGCCAATCGGCTCACATCGTCGAGCAAGCGAGCCGCAGACCGGGCGACCCGATGCCATTGGCCGCGGTCACGGCCGAACCTCAGGCCCTCCGGTACTGGCACTCCACCGGCCGAGGCTGGGTGGTGGAGGAGTCGGTCGATGAGGCGGCACAGGAGTTCGACGATGAGGCAGAGGTTGACGATGACTGA
- a CDS encoding MotA/TolQ/ExbB proton channel family protein: MAGFGHFWDQADAVGRAVALVLLAMSVGSWLLIVWKGWLLRRARRDVVRAVPAFWQAASVAEGRARLAALDRERVLLPLLDAALHRPGPGSLEGSGHLHSQLTRRLRDALHGVLRHLQSGQVALASIGSTAPFIGLFGTVWGIYHALAGIGAEGRLSLEQVSGPVGEALVMTAAGLAVAIPAVLAYNVFGKLVAACEADLEGYAHDLRELVAGRAAAGAPAPDDDREA; encoded by the coding sequence ATGGCCGGGTTCGGGCACTTCTGGGATCAGGCCGACGCGGTCGGCCGCGCGGTGGCGCTGGTGCTGCTGGCCATGTCGGTCGGCTCCTGGCTGCTCATCGTCTGGAAGGGCTGGCTGCTGCGCCGTGCCCGCCGCGACGTCGTGCGGGCCGTGCCGGCCTTCTGGCAGGCCGCCTCCGTGGCCGAGGGCCGCGCGCGCCTGGCCGCGTTGGACCGCGAGCGCGTGCTGCTGCCGCTGCTGGACGCGGCGCTGCACCGGCCCGGCCCGGGCTCGCTCGAGGGCAGCGGACACCTGCACTCGCAGCTCACGCGGCGGCTGCGCGACGCCCTGCACGGCGTGCTGCGTCACCTGCAATCCGGGCAAGTGGCGCTCGCCTCGATCGGCTCGACCGCCCCCTTCATCGGCCTGTTCGGCACCGTCTGGGGCATCTACCACGCGCTGGCGGGCATCGGGGCCGAGGGCCGGCTCTCGCTGGAGCAGGTCTCCGGCCCGGTGGGCGAGGCGCTGGTGATGACGGCCGCGGGGCTCGCGGTGGCCATCCCGGCGGTGCTGGCCTACAACGTGTTCGGCAAACTCGTCGCCGCCTGCGAGGCCGACCTCGAAGGCTATGCGCACGACCTGCGCGAGCTGGTGGCGGGCCGGGCGGCGGCGGGCGCGCCAGCCCCTGACGACGACCGGGAGGCGTGA
- the fur gene encoding ferric iron uptake transcriptional regulator, with protein sequence MSTLDELKSSGLKATLPRMKILEVFQKGRQRHMTAEDVYKALLAEGADIGLATVYRVLMQFEQAGILSRNHFEAGKAVFELNEGKHHDHLVCVMCGRVEEFYDPEIERRQQEIARERGYELQDHALALYVVCGREDCKGKSGGPHSGER encoded by the coding sequence ATGTCCACGCTCGACGAACTCAAAAGCAGCGGCCTGAAGGCCACCTTGCCCCGCATGAAGATCCTGGAGGTCTTCCAGAAGGGCAGGCAGCGCCACATGACGGCCGAAGACGTCTACAAGGCCTTGCTGGCCGAAGGCGCCGACATCGGGCTGGCCACGGTGTACCGGGTGCTGATGCAGTTCGAGCAGGCGGGCATCCTCTCGCGCAATCACTTCGAGGCCGGCAAGGCCGTCTTCGAGCTCAACGAGGGCAAGCATCACGACCACCTGGTGTGCGTGATGTGCGGGCGCGTCGAGGAGTTCTACGACCCCGAGATCGAGCGCCGCCAGCAGGAGATCGCCCGCGAGCGCGGCTACGAGCTGCAGGACCACGCACTGGCACTGTACGTGGTGTGCGGCCGCGAGGACTGCAAGGGCAAGAGCGGCGGCCCGCACAGCGGCGAGCGTTGA
- a CDS encoding LysM peptidoglycan-binding domain-containing protein: MRELQRWNGLRDPNKLAVGQTLYLSESSAFGVTALFLDALRHPIENLPFMLKFDGRTVTGRTGANGMTARQVTQSAHSDVEVWVQTVEGTWQQVTRTLSGYGHKLLTLVSGSIVVPGNTEPLPQGAPAKPSAPAPAKPAPGVPQPPLPKPASGTPSKNNPAVKTRKTKGPQGQPVLKIEVDIPQGLAALFGNYQGGEITEAQWEQAAAYLQCEAAVLKAFAEVESGGHLSFWRLNHADGANIPAVLFERHYFSRLTGGKHDKTHPDISWPTGYRKKSRLGKSDKKMHDGRVDADDIYGDYASAYLRLINAYRLDAQAALKSCSWGKFQIMGNNFALCRADDVETFAASMCTSEFAQLRLLCGYIRNKPGTRIKALGIEMSLWGAVKAKNWQAIAFHYNGPDYKTYGYDSKLQAAYEKYRKKA, encoded by the coding sequence GTGCGCGAGCTGCAGCGCTGGAACGGCCTGCGCGATCCGAACAAGCTGGCCGTCGGCCAGACCCTGTACCTGTCGGAGTCGTCGGCCTTTGGCGTCACCGCGTTGTTTCTGGATGCATTGCGCCATCCGATCGAAAACCTGCCCTTCATGCTGAAGTTCGACGGCCGCACCGTGACGGGTCGCACCGGCGCGAACGGGATGACTGCCCGGCAGGTCACGCAATCGGCGCATTCCGATGTGGAAGTGTGGGTGCAGACCGTCGAAGGCACGTGGCAGCAGGTGACACGCACGCTCTCGGGCTATGGCCACAAGCTGCTGACCCTGGTCAGCGGTTCCATCGTCGTGCCTGGCAATACCGAACCGCTGCCCCAGGGCGCCCCGGCGAAGCCCAGCGCCCCGGCGCCCGCCAAGCCGGCGCCGGGCGTCCCCCAACCGCCCTTGCCCAAGCCGGCCAGCGGCACACCGAGCAAGAACAACCCGGCGGTCAAGACCCGCAAGACCAAGGGCCCGCAGGGCCAGCCGGTGCTGAAGATCGAGGTGGACATTCCGCAGGGCTTGGCCGCGCTGTTCGGGAACTACCAGGGCGGCGAGATCACCGAGGCGCAATGGGAACAGGCGGCCGCCTATCTCCAATGCGAGGCAGCTGTGCTGAAGGCGTTTGCCGAAGTGGAAAGTGGCGGCCACTTGTCGTTCTGGCGCCTGAACCATGCCGACGGCGCGAACATTCCCGCCGTCCTTTTCGAACGGCACTACTTCAGCCGCCTGACCGGTGGCAAACACGACAAGACCCACCCTGATATCTCCTGGCCCACCGGCTACCGCAAGAAGAGCCGGTTGGGCAAGAGCGACAAGAAGATGCACGACGGCCGGGTGGACGCCGACGACATCTACGGCGACTATGCCAGCGCCTATCTGCGGCTGATCAACGCCTATCGGCTGGACGCGCAGGCCGCGCTCAAGTCGTGCTCCTGGGGCAAGTTCCAGATCATGGGCAACAACTTTGCGTTGTGCCGTGCCGATGATGTGGAAACGTTCGCCGCAAGCATGTGCACCTCCGAATTCGCTCAGCTGCGGCTCCTGTGCGGGTACATCCGCAACAAGCCCGGTACCCGCATCAAGGCGCTGGGCATCGAGATGTCGCTGTGGGGTGCGGTCAAGGCCAAGAACTGGCAAGCCATCGCCTTCCACTACAACGGACCGGACTACAAGACCTATGGATACGACAGCAAACTGCAGGCCGCTTATGAGAAATACCGCAAGAAGGCGTGA
- a CDS encoding ExbD/TolR family protein has translation MAFGRLERAPDARPMSEINMTPLIDVMLVLLVIFMIAAPLMTTGLPLELPRTDAGRPVEAPHSVSLTVAEDGTVQLDDEPVAADRLQERLAALAARAPQTEVHLRADRRVPYGTVAELIGRVQDAGLHRIAFVTERP, from the coding sequence ATGGCCTTCGGCCGCCTGGAGCGCGCGCCCGACGCCCGCCCGATGAGCGAGATCAACATGACCCCGCTCATCGACGTGATGCTGGTGTTGCTCGTGATCTTCATGATCGCGGCGCCGCTGATGACCACGGGCCTGCCCCTGGAGCTGCCTCGCACCGACGCCGGCCGGCCGGTCGAAGCGCCCCACAGCGTGTCGCTCACCGTGGCCGAGGACGGCACCGTCCAGCTGGACGACGAGCCGGTCGCCGCGGACCGGTTGCAAGAGCGCCTGGCGGCCCTGGCGGCCCGCGCGCCACAGACCGAGGTCCATCTGCGGGCCGACCGCCGCGTGCCCTACGGCACGGTGGCGGAATTGATCGGCCGCGTCCAGGACGCCGGCTTGCACCGCATCGCTTTCGTCACCGAGCGGCCTTGA